AAGGATAAAGACTCAGGAGACCGGCAGATCTTCCTGTTCGTGTTGCGggcatctcccccccaccctcctgaGCCGGTGGGACACTCGACCTTTCTCTCCACCCCTTTGCAGGAAACTGGCTCACTTGGTGAGTCTCTCGCCCCAACGCGCTGGGCTTTCCTCTTTGGGCTAACTCTTAGGATCGGAGCGAAGAGTATTTCCTCGGAAGTCTTTCTCTTGGCCACCGAGCAAGAAGATtcgaaggagtggggggggggcatgcctgtTGAAGAACTTTATTCCTTGCTTTAGTTGACAGCCTTTGCAAGAGTTTGGAAGCTAACAACTCGGCACGCAGCGGGATCGGACCCTTTCCAAAGCTGGAGGAGTTTGCCTTGCTCAGGTCGAATTAGGCATAGAAGAACTTTTGGTCCGAGGAACGGATTTAGACAAGTTGTAGCGGAATAAGATTTTATAGctcccatttttcatttttggtaCTGTTTAAGAAATTGATTTTCAACTCGGATTAATTGGCTTTATACTGTACAGCTGAATTGGAGGTTAGGTAAATATTTAAAAGTTGGCTGCTGCAACACAGAACTTCGGGGAATGAAACAAAAGCTTCTTATTAAAAACATGGGGACTTTTGATTGTTACGTTTTTCAGATGAAATGcaaattttcttatttttatttggggtgggggcagggaatctCCTAATAGTAAGTTGAAGAAAGCCTAAGGCTACTGCCCAGTGAACTTGGAAGTGAGCTGCTTTGggcttaatgggacttacttgcaagtaaacatgcctaggatccAGCTTGAAGTCAAATGATTTTGGGGGTGAGGTTGTTGGACTGGGAAAGGTAAACTGAGCAAAGTACTGTCAAAAATGCTGGCTGTGAATGGCTTGGCAGACTTAATTCTCCTAAATGAAATATGGGAAGAAAAGTTATTGGTCACTAATTAAAATGTTTGGTGTTgctgttgatttttttattaatttctttataGAAAACTTTCTGACTTTGGCTGTGTAAAGGGGATGAATGTCCAGGAATTGTTTCCCAGTCCCAAAAGTACCGTAATAATGGATTAAGTTGAGGTGAAGGGGATATTTGCAAACATTCTCATGGCATGttattctctttatttattttccagtgTCTCAATTTAAAATGGTGAATTACTCATATGATGAAGATCTTGAAGAACTGTGTCCAGTGTGTGGAGATAAAGTCTCTGGGTATCACTATGGACTCCTTACCTGTGAAAGCTGCAAGGTTTCgtacattttttccttttttatgggaagggaaggagattgATAACTTTATCAAGAAAAGGCTTGGTAATtgctatttctgtttcttttgatGGGGATGGCAGAATATTGTGAATATAGGTAAAGTTTCTTTTTGGAAGAAGTTTTGTGAAGAGCTGGAAATATCTCCCTTTTTTAGTCAACAGTAAGAACTCAATAGGGTGTTCTGTATACACTGTGGCTATATTTACTGCCTTTAAATATTTGGTTGTCGTGAAGTGATGTAGTTGTAGAGGAGCTTTCGCTCCCAGCTGTCCTCAATATTGATTTTAGTTGATTTATATACATTGAGTATTATTGTTCCTGTATCTTGTTCTTGATAAATTTCAGGGCTGCAGTATTGAAGGCAACAGTTTCAAGTTTTTCATCTTTCAGGATGAAAATGTAAATTTCTGTTGTCATACTTTTtatgcttgcacacacacacacacacacacaatattttatatCAGTATTCATTTGGACGTAAATCAAGTGGAAATcaattaaatgatttttttaaaacctcatATATCATGATGAATATTTTTGCATGTGTATTTCATTTTAATACATAATATGTACATAGGATTCAGAATTATAGGCTGCTCCCATGAAGCCAGCTATTAAAGTCAATCAATTTATTTGATCTGAAATAAATAACTGGACAGCTGTAAAAGGCGGTGGTAAAAGAATCGTATTTTGAGAGTGAAATGTTCTAGTAAAATGGAATTTAAGACTTGTTTAGTTCCCTGTATCCCTGTACAAAGCAATATAGCTTACAGTAATTTTGCTCGCTGATAGACACGTAATTTTGGGACTATAACATGAAGAAATGCCCCACTAACCTCAGGGATTAACGgtacagtcctatgcatgtctgctgaGAAGGAAGTCCCACAGATTGCAACCACACTCCTCAAGAAAGTGTTCATAGGGTTGCAGCTTAAATGCTCAATATGCTGTTTTTTCATATTACTGTAAATGATCCTAATTATTAGAATACTTAATTATAGTatagcacatgactttcccccccTTATTAGTAGCCGTTGTAGTTTATATAGTCCCAACAGAAGGTCTCTGCCCCAGTAAGCTTATGCTCTAAATTTATACAGCTTGAAAACAGAGGGAGAAGTGGGCAAGAATAACAAACCAGGGGGGACAAGGAAGGCATCAGTGAAGATAATGGATAGGAGAAAATGTATTTTGCAAGTAGTTAGGTTTTGCCTCAGTGGAATGTTATTGCCTCAGTGGAAGCTGAGAGATGAGGGGTTAAGCCCAAAGCTTTGTGGAAGAGATGGGTGCAGACAACTCCTCTCTCTTGTACTGGGTGAACaggctttttaaaattctgcatCAAATCACTAAAAATACGAATTCAAACATAATTTTAATTcataccataaaattataaagACTTTTTCGGCAAACTGTAGAGGATTGCTAGGGATGCAGTAAGGAAGGCTCACTGAAGCCTGTTATAAATCAATACTAATGCAGACTAGCCCCAGAAAACTTCTGTCTGTGGCCTAAGTGGGTTTCCTATAAGAGACTACATGAAGAAATATGGAATCAAGCCTGCTGCTTCATAAGTGCTCAATTGGCATAATGACGGTAGAGAAGTGAGTTTGGTGgaggtttttgaaatatggcacagACCCCAGCACCCCACCTGTCCATGCAAAACAGGTGAACATTTTGTATCTGTTTTACAGGGGTTCTTTAAACGAACAGTACAGAACAATAAAAGGTACACATGCATAGAAAATCAAAGCTGCCAGATTGACAAAACTCAAAGGAAGCGTTGCCCTTACTGTCGGTTTCAAAAATGTCTAAGTGTTGGGATGAAGTTGGAAGGTAAGGCAAAGAGTTGTTCCTGCATATTTGTAAAGCATATAATATGTAACTGCTCTGCAGCATATTTAGAGTTGCTGAATTTCTGTCACTCTGGACTATTCCAAGATTCATGTCCTTATGGCTGATCAAAACTATTGTTTCCCGTGGCTCCCTGCATgcaacttttgtttttaaaggactcCCCTATAACATATGTACAGTAGCTATTGTGCTGGGAGGGTGGtttaaatgtgtgcattagaAATGGCAACTCATAAGTACATATAACTTTACAGTTACAGCATAAGACTGTTGAGTATTCAAGCTAACAGTAAATACAAGAACAAATAAAATTCATTCGTTTAAGCAAACAGAATTAAATAAGAGTAGATATCATAGATTATTTAGGGAGAGTTTAACAGTTCCTACAGCAAGATTTCTAGCCATATATGAGAGTTTTAAAAACACAGCATTAGAGGTCTTGTATACTGGCAATTTTTCTCATGCACAATTGGTCATTCTTAGTTATCAATGGAATTCCTTGCATGGACAGGTTGTGCAACTGAGCAAATCATTAACTAAATAATCATTGAAAGTATGACTAGCATTCAATAGAAAGGGACCCTACTTTTGTTTTACTTTGCTTTCCAATAGAAGTCAATAAATATGAGGAAGTATAAAATATATTGGATTGGATTTAAGGTTTTCCTAGTATAGTTTTCCTAGTATATTTTAATAGTTCACTGAAATTATAGTATTCAACATTAGGAAAGACAGCTGTCTCTTCCCCTTTCTAAATTACTAGTAAGTTTGAGTTCATATCTATTTTAACAAGTCACAAATGCAAGATAAGAATTGCATCATGCTGCATTCTTTTACTCATAGCAAATTACCATTCAAATGTCTGGAAAATTCATTTTACTTCAGAACCAAATGTTAGCTTAAACAGAGATTTTGGGTTCTTCTTTATTTACGTGGCTATGGATGTTGCTGACTCAAAGTTGTGATAGCTATAAGGTATATAGTTTGGCCCCAAAATGAAATTCAGTAATGAGTTTAACAATGGATATTGAGATGCTAACACTTTTGCcatattttattatgattttatgatGATCTACTTGGTTATGTCTCAGGTGATAGTGATTGCTAATTTGAAGCAAATGCTATATGAAATTTTTATTAGGGTTGCAGTGCTTCAAATATCAAGAAATGGGATTCAAAATGGCAGAAAACTCTGGCCCTATGTGTTATAATTTAGATATATGATGgatagaattttattttatttgcggCTGATTTCAAGGTTGATTCTGAATGTAGAATGTATTCAGTGTTCCATTTCACAGCTTTTTAACGGTGGAATCCTGGACATCCTTAGCCTGCAATCCTACCTGGGAAAAAGAACGATTaaactcagtggaatttacttctgagtagacatgtacatgATTGCACTGTTAGCGTGGAGAATGGAACTTGCATGAGATTTTACTGTACATGATTTTGCCAAGGTTTTAAAAATGGACTAGGCATAATTACTGCATTTTAATACTTCTAAACTTTAACTGACAGTAACCTAAGAGTTTATTAATTTGCGGTGACTAATTTTAATCAGTGGGTCTGACAGTTGAGGCAGACTTGTTTATTTCTGAAGCTATTTAGGTTCCAGCATGAATGTGAAATATTTGTCATGCTGATACTAAGGGGTACCTTTTGATAGCTGAACAGTATGGTACCCTACACTTCCTTCAATACCACAGAAAGGCACCTTTGGTGCTTTCACAATATGGCATTTGATTTAAAGATAATTGATGGAACAATTCATCAGTTACTCACTTAAACACAAGTAATAAGCAAACTTCCTTCCATTAGTAGACAGCCTTATTTTCGTGCACACAGATCTACAATATGTCCCAACGTACTGCTTACAAAGTGTAGTCCACAAACCACTTGTTTCAGAATACTTCTGCGTAACAGGCAGTTGAGCCTACATTTGTTGCAATCTAGGGGGCTGCAGCAGTCCAGTCTATGGTCCACAGAATATaacatactgtgtttctccgaaaataagacaccatcttatatttatttttcctcaaagaaacccccactatggcttattttcaagggatgtcttttttattattattaagtctggtacagtttaacctacaaggttaaactgcctatcactatggcttattttcggggtatggcttatattccttgaatgcttaaaaatcctgctttggcttattttatggctatgtcttattttcggagaaacagggtagtagagGTAATAGAAGTAATCTTGCCAAATACATGCTCAGAATCTGCATTTTGCAAGATATGACATTAATAGAGGAGCAATACGTGGACAGGAAGAAAGGATGCCCAAGCCATCCACCTCCTTTcctcgcaaccccccccccctaggtaGGCTTGAATCCTATTTCTCAGCTCAGCTGGAGAGAGAAGTATTTAATGGATTTGCAAAGGAGAATCAGATGTCAGGGGCAGGATTAAGCACCACACTGctaattttctcttaaaatatTCCCCTCCCATAACAGTGCTATGAGGGAATACCTCACGAGGGAATAATGTCAAAACAACAACTATGGTTACTTGGTGGGGTTTTGGTGCATATGAGACAACAGGCACCCACTGTCCGTACTTTCCAGGAACAAACGAAAAATTGTCTCAAAAAGTTCTTTCAGCTTGGTGAAAAAGTCTCTGCCGAAGGTGCTCATTTTATTTGTGACCCTATATTGTGgtgtgtttcctttaaaaaaacaacaacaaccctatgttCGGCTCTTTTATGGTATGCTTGAAAATTGCTTTGACATGAGTGCAAAAGGTgatttataaattaataaataataataatatttttagtactgactagatttttttatttaaaaaatgtaatcattcgtctactgtattttaatatcagCAGACATTTGGAATTCTTTGACACCACTAGAATGGTGTTAaaaatggctgcaatcctattatgCCTGAGCAGAAAGCATTTCCGTGTATTTATGGGGAAacatccctctctcttttttttttgttctggctGTAGCCTTTCTATTGAATGTTTCTTGGGAGGCTCTCCACcttcaatatttttgtttttaggaGCCATAAAAAGCCATAGAAGGGATGGAAGCCTGAAAACTCCCTGCGCTCACCCAAAATGTTGTGCATAGACTTGGATGTCAGTTCCCCATCAAATCTTCCCTTTACATATATGCCTATCATATTGCTACATAGTCCAGTTGGCACTGTGCAGCTTACCTGTGGTacccctgaaaacacacacatgcatacacaggGAGAGTCTTGTTTCCGGGCAGGATCAGTGCTTCTGATCTTACAAAAGTACAGCAATCAGAAACTGGCCAATGGTGTTTCATGTCGCACACATTGGAACAATTTGTATAAAAATGGTATACCACTGCAGCCAGTTAATAAACCTTCCAAATCAGGTATGCAGTTTTAGTTGCCTGCAGTCAGAAACAgttgatgctttattattattattattattattattattattattattattaaattacctTGCCACCCTTCTGCTCTTGTATCATAATCCAACttcccttttgttacctgcagAACGGGAAGAAGAAATGCATGCCCTCACAACTGTAAATGCCCGTGACATTTATATACATGTTTCCTTGATTGTGATACATGGACTTAAATTCTAGTTCATAAATTACAGTTTAGGCTGAAATCATTAATTGTTAACGCCTTTATGATAATGTATAGTCCTCTGTGTACCTAGGACTTCTAATACATTTTTAATGGACCACTAATCCTTAAGATAAAAGCTTAGGAACGTAACCTCCAGCCATCTCAGCATGTCACCAAGCTGTCAGAGGCCTTTCTTGCTATCTAATTGCCATTGGGAAGGGCAGGGATGGTGAGACCCTCTCGCTGCTGCTTTCAAAATATGCTGTGGCAGAGACCACTGCTATGTTCCCTAAGGCAACTGTTGGAGTGGGTTTCCTTGACTTCTTCCCCCTCCAAATTCTCTTACAAGCTGAATGGCCTTAGCAGTTGCAGAATCAGCTCATCTCTGGGGTGGGTGACACCTGCCTATTTGGACATATACTGTATAGCCTATTTGGAGAAGCATCTCCAGAAGCTAGGGGTGCAGGGAGACTCAAAAGTGTTCTTAGAATGGCTAAACCCAAACAAAATACTGTTAACACTATTATAGCTGTTATTCGCTCACCCACCCCACAAACATTTCAAACAGCATGGAACCCAAAGGCTTTGAGAATTTAGTTAAGTGCCTCAAAATTGCATCCTCTCTATGGGCTGacggagatttttaaaaaaattacagattCCTAGGGCGGCTTACCAAAAGTTAGAATTATAGTAAAGCAAATTGAaaggaaaacattaaaacaccacagaataaaacagcagcattaaAGCAATCAGCAGACTAAATCAACCCAACACTAATGTACAGAGGATTAGTAAGCTTTGGATAACAAAAAGGTTTCAACCTGAACCAAAAATGTTATTAAGATAGGTGGAGAAACCTGAAGAAGAGCCTCTGTTGAAAATATTAGTATGTGGAAACAAACAGCTTTTTAGATGTCAGAGCCAAGCTGTGAAGGGCTTggaaagtaaaacaaacaaacaaacaaacacagcactTTTGAATTGAACCCACAAACAATCTGAAAGCCAGTGTAGTTGGTGGATCACAGGTATAATGTGATCATAACACCCGGTCAGAGTTAACAGCTTCACCACTGTAATTTGGactaattgcagtttctgaactGCCTTCAAAAGCAACCCCATGTACAAAGCACTGCACTGGTCTAACCTGGAGGTTACACGGATCACTGAGACCTGAATACTTCCGTTCAGGTAAGTTCACAGCTGGTGCTACAGCAGAAGCTGGTAGAAGATGCTCCATGTGCCAAGGAGACAACCTGTACTTCCGGTGACAAATATGGTCCTTTGAGGGGACGGTCCTCTTCCCCCAAGGCATTTATAGTCTAAAAAGATCCATACTGTATTGCTAAATTAATTTGAATACTGTCATTTGCTTCACAGTCATAATTTAACGCCCGTCATTTTTTCACCTCCCCTTTCAACAGCCGTGAGAGCTGACCGGATGCGTGGGGGTCGAAACAAGTTTGGACCAATGTACAAGAGGGACAGGGCACTGAAGCAGCAGAAGAAAGCTCTCATCCGAGCAAATGGACTCAAGTTGGAAGCCATGACTCAGGTGATTCAAGCAATGCCCACTGACCTAACAATATCCTCTGCGATCCAGAATATCCATTCTGCCTCCAAGGGCCTACCTCTGAACCATACAGCCTTGCCTCCCACAGACTATGACCGAAGCCCCTTTGTAACCTCTCCCATTAGCATGACAATGCCGCCGCATGGCAGCCTGCAAGGCTACCAGACCTACAGTCACTTTCCGAGCCGTGCTATCAAGTCTGAGTACCCCGATCCTTACACTAGCTCTCCTGAGTCGATAATGGGCTACTCTTACATGGATGGTTATCATCAGACAAGCTCGCCAGCAAGTATTCCTCACCTGATACTGGAACTCTTGAAGTGTGAGCCAGATGAGCCACAGGTCCAGGCAAAGATCATGGCATACTTGCAGCAGGAGCAAGCCAACCGAAGCAAACACGAAAAGCTCAATACCTTTGGGCTTATGTGCAAAATGGCTGACCAAACCCTCTTCTCGATTGTCGAGTGGGCCAGGAGTAGCATCTTCTTCAGAGAACTCAAGGTACGCTTCACACTTGTTTTCTATTGCATTACAATGAAATATAAATATGGTTTGCCGTTTTGCTTGGCGTGACTTACATTCACTCACTACTCTTTGGTCAAATGGCACTGTATAAGCTGTGAGCGTGGAGCTGTTCTGCTCATCTGTTATCCTCCCAGCATAAGGTATAAAAAAAGTCAGATCTCTATTCTGCAGATTTCCAGATCAACAAGATTCTGGTGAGCTGGAGTGTCTGTCCAAGGGGGGCTTCTTACAGAGTCTACAGCTGTCTAGTACGACACTTGTGGGAGTGGAGGAGAATGTTTGCTGTGGAAGATAGAAGATGTTCTTCCTTTGCAGGCCTTTGGCATATTTGCATGTTCCTCAGAAACGAGATAATGGGGGGTTTTGTGGGGAGAGGGCTACTGATATTAGAGAAATAGGGAAAAGTCAGACCGCTGGTAAGGTATCTTAGCAGAAGCAGGACTGAGAGAAAGGTATCTACGAATCTCAGGGTTTGTTGTGAGCTATGAATGGCTTCAAGTTTGGTCACAGACAGCACAGCTTGCTGAAAGAAAAGCATAAACCAGTCACTTGAGCTAATGCCAATCATTCATAAGACCAGATGGAACAAGTATGGGGGAGTCACTGGGCCCAGTAACTCCTGGGTAGGGCAGGATACATAAACATGTTGCAAAGAGAACCAAAATGCCTCAACTTCTGTGGCTCTGTACAGTTCTGATAAAATGAATATTATTCTGGTTGGCACAGTTTCCAGGAGCCTCTCAGCAAAATACTCCAACAACTTGTAGATATCAAAATAACAATAGGTGTGCTATCTGAGGAAGACATTTTGTGCTTTTGAGCACTCCAGAATGCAATGTTTTCAGGACTGGGGAGTACCCTGCGCTTTGCAAGTATCAAATGTGCATTtactgtgcaaacacacacacacacacacacacacacacacacacacaaacaaactgcTAGTGTGTAAAGGCCCTCAGAGTTACATTCCTATAATCTTTAAGAGTGTCAGAGAAAAAGGTCTACTCAAGTTCCTGCCCATAGATAAGCAAAAAGAGTAAGAATAAGAAGTCACTGACAGAACTGAAATGGTCAGCTAATGAAGTGGTCAGCAGTTGGCTTAGGAGGAGTGGAATCAATACAGAACCCTAGAGATGTGCTGGTGGCAGTTTTGAAGGAGGCCAGAAAGGGGGTTGGGGGGCATTTTTGCAATTCACTGAAGATAGGACTAGGAACAATGGAGCTTAAACGCTAGGAAAGCAGCTTTCTTTTGAGCATtagaaaacaacaataaacaacaatCACTCTCCTGTGGAAGCAGGTGTCCTGGGAGGTTGTGGAATGTTCTTTCTGAGAGACTTTCAGTGGAAGTTGGAAAATGTTTCTGCCAAATATTGTTCACATATAGCACAACCTGCCCTAGGGAAAAGGGATAGGAGCAGGGGACTCGTTCTGATTCTAAAAGTCTTCCATTCCCAAGTGTTACTGAGGAGTATGTCACATTTCAAGGGGGAGGATGGGAACGAACAGCAGGATTGTTGCAGCCAGGCCTTGGCTGATCTCACGAGTTCGCATTTATATTGCAGTCGTTGCTTATTGCCGATATGTAGTTTTCTTGTTGGTTTGCACAGCATTCCTGGCTCCTGAGAGCTGTTCTACACAgatgcagaattattattattaatgattaactattgaatttatataccgccctataccagcaggtctcagggtggttcacagtataaaatcagaatataaaacccaCAAAGTAcattataaaaatgaaaacaacaatccaataaccACCTCcaacccattttaaaagggcatgggttgttttttgtgtttaGTGACACATTATTTCCAAAGTAGATGAAAAGCTACGGTATTAAGACATATATAGTGCAAATCTAAACTAAAAGACATCGTCTTAATAGACAGGTAAAAATTAACCAGAAGGACTGAAATCATGTGCAAGAGGCTGGGGAGCTAGAAAGGGCTATCCTGGCACCGAAGGGAGAAGAAGACAgcagggagagtattccacaattggggtgccactgctgagaaggtccTCTCAGACAGCAGGCAACTGCAGACGGTACTTTGATATCTTAAAGCACATATGCACATGTGAAAACAGGCAGTTCTTCAAGAACTCTAGTCTAacctggatgttgccagagcatGGATAACTGATGCAAAGCTATCTCTGTCCAGGTAGAACCACATtgttctggagtgcacatacaaaatgccccccccccaaatgttcctTGCTTGCATGAATTAGCATGCCAAGGAAGATGTCTCTATCTTTGCCCTCTGATATACTAGTTTACTCTGCATAAAgaggtttgtttattttcttactCACTCACTCAGTTTAAGGCCCATGATCCTTCCGCTTACAACTTCAGCTGATTCAATCCAGAGTGATGCCACCTCGGTCTGCACGTTCTGCATCACGTGTAGGCCAGCCATTCACCTTTGCTCTTTCAGTTCCATCCCCTCTCTTTATAGTCTAtatatgcttttttctttttcccctaaCTCTCCACAGTTTTCCTTACCATCACAAAATGAGGAAGCTCATCCATGGGCAACTCGTTTGCATGAAGGGATTCTTTTGTGCTTTGCTCTTGAGATGGTAAAGAAAAGACACAGGGATTCATTTCTACCACTTCACACCATACCGTCCCTTCCTGAATATGCCGCTGCCGCTGGGGGAAATGTTGTTCCTTCAACCTATACAGTACTGTGGTTATTGATAAGGCCTCTGTGGTTAAGGGAAAGAAATTGAGCGTCCCTCTGGAATTGCTGTCGTAGAATTTCCCCTTGTATAGAAAAGGCTTTTCCCATACTGCACCAAGACTAGTCCATTCTGCTACTGCTACCAGATGGGAGGCCAATGAGAAAATGAAGCAACAGCATGGAGGGCTGCACATTTTAGAGGCATTCCTAAGGCAgtgctgcagccaagctggccTTGGTCCTAATCAGTCCTAAAATGGTTGATTGCCTGTGAATCCTGTTTGCTGCTAAGAGTAGTTATGGGGAAGAAAACTCTTTATAAGCAAATAAGGGACATATGTAACAAATATTtacagagtaaaggtaaaggtccagtcttgaccgactctggggttgcggtgctcatcttgctttactggccaagggagccggcgtacagcttccaggtcatgtggccagcatgactaagctgcttctggcgaaccagagcagcacacagaaacggcgcttaccttcccgctgtagaggtacctatttatctacttgcactttgacgtgtttttgaacagctaggttggcaggagctggggccgagcaacgggagctcaccctgtcgcggggatttgaaccgccgaccttctgattggcaagcccaaggctcagtggtttaacccacagcgccacccaagagTAGAGAGGTCTTATTCAAGATGCCAGCCAGTCAGATATGCCCTTTTTACATTACTCCATTCCATCCCCCTTTTTCTCATGCTACATCCTCCAGCAAACACTAAGCATTCCACACACACTGATTATGCTCAGTCCTCAATGGGCTATTTGTGTGTGCATTGGGCggtgcccttttttaaaaaaacacctagtggttgttggtttgttttttgcactTTTGCAAACCTCTGGATTTTTCCAAGCCTGCTGCAAATGGCATTCAAGGTGCCATTCCCACTCCATAAGAACACACACTCAGAGAATGTGATCACTCCTAGTTTGGTTTCAAAAGTTTTATTGGGGGAATTCCCATGATTTCAGCAAGCCTTAAACACACATGGTTCTGTGAATATTCTGGTAAATGTTTAACTTGCATATTTTCATGAGCGTGCAGATGTTGGATGTGTTGTGCCCAAGTCTGTTTTCCTCGGGAACTCATAGCGTGCAGTTTATTTAGTGCAAACAATGCAACAATCGGCATCAAGTTGTAGCATGCACTCTGGTCGTCATTTTATCTCATGCTCTATGCCAGAGGACTTGAGAAAGATATAACAAATCTTGAGTGAGAAACCAGAAAAATGTTCTGGGCATAGTCCATACTGGACTGTCTTATAGCCCTCCATCGTTTCAAAGAGGCTTGTGCAAGAAACATACTGCAGGATTACACCCTTATTTCTTGCCTCTCCCTACCGTGGCGACATTGTGGTTGTAGAGTGAGTTATAccataaataaagcaataaaatattagTGGGCATTAAAACACATAgcaatgtggatgtgtggtgttaaTTAGTTTAGACCTGCTCCTCAGAATCTCCATATCTAGGGGGAATCTACTGCTGGCTAACAGATGCAGGGGACAAGAGGGTGTGACTGTTCCCTTCCACACCACCCTTGTAAGCTTTCACAGGAGCATTTGGCTGGACACTGTTAGAAAACGAAGGCTGGTCTCGACAGAGCTTTCATAAAATCACAGCATTTTAGTTGGGAGGGACCTTAGagctcatctagttcaaccccttgctcAACTGATCTGATCTACAGAACTCTTGTTGTTAAGTATTTGTGCCTAAAAATACACTGCTTTATTATATGGAAGGCATGGTCTTTCAAA
The genomic region above belongs to Zootoca vivipara chromosome 7, rZooViv1.1, whole genome shotgun sequence and contains:
- the NR5A2 gene encoding nuclear receptor subfamily 5 group A member 2 isoform X2; the protein is MSSSSDTCNAQEPIKHGLLPGVSQFKMVNYSYDEDLEELCPVCGDKVSGYHYGLLTCESCKGFFKRTVQNNKRYTCIENQSCQIDKTQRKRCPYCRFQKCLSVGMKLEAVRADRMRGGRNKFGPMYKRDRALKQQKKALIRANGLKLEAMTQVIQAMPTDLTISSAIQNIHSASKGLPLNHTALPPTDYDRSPFVTSPISMTMPPHGSLQGYQTYSHFPSRAIKSEYPDPYTSSPESIMGYSYMDGYHQTSSPASIPHLILELLKCEPDEPQVQAKIMAYLQQEQANRSKHEKLNTFGLMCKMADQTLFSIVEWARSSIFFRELKVDDQMKLLQNCWSELLILDHIYRQVVHGKEGSILLITGQQVDYAVIASQAGVTLNNLMSHAQELVAKLRSLQFDLREFVCLKFLVLFSLDVKNLENFQLVEGVQEQVNTALLDYTMCNYPQQTEKFGQLLLRLPEIRAISMQAEEYLYYKHLNGDVPCNNLLIEMLHAKRA
- the NR5A2 gene encoding nuclear receptor subfamily 5 group A member 2 isoform X3; protein product: MRIVSQFKMVNYSYDEDLEELCPVCGDKVSGYHYGLLTCESCKGFFKRTVQNNKRYTCIENQSCQIDKTQRKRCPYCRFQKCLSVGMKLEAVRADRMRGGRNKFGPMYKRDRALKQQKKALIRANGLKLEAMTQVIQAMPTDLTISSAIQNIHSASKGLPLNHTALPPTDYDRSPFVTSPISMTMPPHGSLQGYQTYSHFPSRAIKSEYPDPYTSSPESIMGYSYMDGYHQTSSPASIPHLILELLKCEPDEPQVQAKIMAYLQQEQANRSKHEKLNTFGLMCKMADQTLFSIVEWARSSIFFRELKVDDQMKLLQNCWSELLILDHIYRQVVHGKEGSILLITGQQVDYAVIASQAGVTLNNLMSHAQELVAKLRSLQFDLREFVCLKFLVLFSLDVKNLENFQLVEGVQEQVNTALLDYTMCNYPQQTEKFGQLLLRLPEIRAISMQAEEYLYYKHLNGDVPCNNLLIEMLHAKRA
- the NR5A2 gene encoding nuclear receptor subfamily 5 group A member 2 isoform X1 produces the protein MLPKVETEALGLARANGERGQTPENMQVSQFKMVNYSYDEDLEELCPVCGDKVSGYHYGLLTCESCKGFFKRTVQNNKRYTCIENQSCQIDKTQRKRCPYCRFQKCLSVGMKLEAVRADRMRGGRNKFGPMYKRDRALKQQKKALIRANGLKLEAMTQVIQAMPTDLTISSAIQNIHSASKGLPLNHTALPPTDYDRSPFVTSPISMTMPPHGSLQGYQTYSHFPSRAIKSEYPDPYTSSPESIMGYSYMDGYHQTSSPASIPHLILELLKCEPDEPQVQAKIMAYLQQEQANRSKHEKLNTFGLMCKMADQTLFSIVEWARSSIFFRELKVDDQMKLLQNCWSELLILDHIYRQVVHGKEGSILLITGQQVDYAVIASQAGVTLNNLMSHAQELVAKLRSLQFDLREFVCLKFLVLFSLDVKNLENFQLVEGVQEQVNTALLDYTMCNYPQQTEKFGQLLLRLPEIRAISMQAEEYLYYKHLNGDVPCNNLLIEMLHAKRA
- the NR5A2 gene encoding nuclear receptor subfamily 5 group A member 2 isoform X4, coding for MVNYSYDEDLEELCPVCGDKVSGYHYGLLTCESCKGFFKRTVQNNKRYTCIENQSCQIDKTQRKRCPYCRFQKCLSVGMKLEAVRADRMRGGRNKFGPMYKRDRALKQQKKALIRANGLKLEAMTQVIQAMPTDLTISSAIQNIHSASKGLPLNHTALPPTDYDRSPFVTSPISMTMPPHGSLQGYQTYSHFPSRAIKSEYPDPYTSSPESIMGYSYMDGYHQTSSPASIPHLILELLKCEPDEPQVQAKIMAYLQQEQANRSKHEKLNTFGLMCKMADQTLFSIVEWARSSIFFRELKVDDQMKLLQNCWSELLILDHIYRQVVHGKEGSILLITGQQVDYAVIASQAGVTLNNLMSHAQELVAKLRSLQFDLREFVCLKFLVLFSLDVKNLENFQLVEGVQEQVNTALLDYTMCNYPQQTEKFGQLLLRLPEIRAISMQAEEYLYYKHLNGDVPCNNLLIEMLHAKRA